Proteins encoded within one genomic window of Mya arenaria isolate MELC-2E11 chromosome 13, ASM2691426v1:
- the LOC128212965 gene encoding transcription initiation factor IIE subunit beta-like: MDQALIRERELFKKRALAQPTVEKRKPKSSEQERPAKKPKPAPRPREANSGASFDYKTAHSSSQYKFGILAKVVNFMKARHLREDGYPLSLDEILDETNQTDVGNKNKHWLMTEALPNNQKLTQVDEDGEKKYKYNPKLIIKDRRALLNLLKQHDLHGEGGLLLDDVEESLPNSAKAIQKLGDSVLTIARPNDKKKILFYNDKYCQFKVDEEFIKLWRGVSVDGQDEQKIEEYLEKQGITSMQDVGLKKVLPSQKRKKGGNRRFKKHNDHLAGVLKDYGEFKASKGDK; encoded by the exons ATGGATCAGGCTTTAATAAGAGAGCGAGAGCTCTTCAAGAAGCGGGCTTTAGCCCAGCCCACTGTTGAGAAGAGGAAGCCCAAATCCTCTGAGCAAGAAAGGCCCGCAAAAAAGCCCAAACCTGCACCGAGGCCGAGGGAAGCTAACAGTGGTGCTAGTTTTGATTATAAGACTGCTCACAGTAGCTCACAGTATAAGTTTGGTATTTTAGCAAAAGTTGTGAACTTTATGAAAGCAAGACATTTGAGAGAAGATGGTTATCCATTATCACTGGATGAAATTCTTGATGAGACAAATCAAACAGATGttggaaacaaaaataaacactggTTAATGACAGAGGCACTGCCAAATAATCAGAAACTTACG CAAGTGGATGAAGATGGTGAGAAGAAGTACAAATACAACCCAAAGCTGATTATAAAGGACCGGAGAGCCCTGCTCAATCTTCTGAAGCAACATGATCTTCATGGGGAGGGTGGACTACTTCTTGATGACGTAGAGGAAAGCCTGCCCAACTCTGCGAAAGCTATACAGAAACTGG GGGACAGTGTGTTGACAATTGCGAGGCCAAATGATAAGAAGAAGATCCTATTCTACAATGACAAGTACTGTCAGTTCAAAGTTGATGAGGAGTTTATAAAACTTTGGAGAG GTGTGTCTGTAGACGGTCAAGATGAGCAGAAAATAGAAGAATATCTGGAGAAACAGGGAATCACCTCTATGCAG GATGTTGGACTCAAAAAAGTGCTTCCATCACAGAAAAGAAAGAAGGGAGGAAATCGTCGCTTCAAGAAACACAACGACCATCTGGCAGGGGTCCTCAAAGACTATGGGGAGTTTAAAGCTAGTAAAGGGGACAAATGA